One genomic window of Hymenobacter sp. J193 includes the following:
- a CDS encoding S9 family peptidase has translation MKTSSLLALALGSLLTTTAALAQSSNGPAGTWQGSLKLPSGDLQAVFTLAGSPAALSGTLSVPQQGLKDMPLTRAVLRADSLYLTLTPLEARFIGRFSADQQQVSGLWQQGGAEMPLTLTHGAAPAKAALRRPQTPKGPFPYQSQDVSFSNPKAKLSLAGTLTLPKGKGPFPAVVLVSGSGPQDRNESILGHQPFLVLADYLTRQGFAVLRYDDRGTAQSGGTFEGATTADFTTDAQSALTYLRTRPDIKPAQVALIGHSEGGLVAWQAASQPGGPNLVVTLAGPGLAGDAVLLRQQQDIGRAQGMDTASLGEMGRVNGALFAELRRQPASTSTEALTKLLVARVQQLQPQVSSEEAQQGVAQLTGPWMRYFLTTDVATYLRQVKVPVLALNGAKDTQVAASQNLQAIEQGLKAAGNRDVTVRSLPGLNHLFQTADTGAPQEYVGLEETFSPAALEAVGSWLKAHTSSK, from the coding sequence ATGAAAACATCTTCACTCCTGGCCCTTGCCCTCGGCAGTCTGCTAACCACTACAGCTGCACTGGCTCAATCCTCCAATGGACCTGCCGGCACTTGGCAGGGTAGCTTAAAGCTGCCTTCCGGCGACTTGCAGGCAGTGTTTACCCTGGCGGGTAGCCCGGCCGCGCTCAGCGGCACGCTGTCGGTTCCCCAGCAGGGCCTGAAAGACATGCCTCTCACCCGGGCCGTGCTGCGCGCCGATAGTCTGTACCTGACCCTTACGCCCTTGGAAGCGCGCTTTATTGGCCGGTTTTCCGCCGATCAGCAGCAGGTTTCCGGCCTGTGGCAGCAAGGCGGGGCCGAAATGCCCCTCACGCTGACGCACGGCGCGGCCCCCGCAAAGGCTGCCCTGCGCCGCCCCCAAACCCCCAAGGGGCCGTTCCCTTACCAGAGCCAGGACGTAAGCTTCTCCAACCCGAAAGCCAAGCTGAGCCTGGCTGGCACGCTCACCCTGCCAAAAGGCAAGGGCCCCTTCCCGGCGGTGGTGCTGGTGAGCGGCTCCGGGCCGCAGGACCGCAACGAATCCATTCTCGGCCACCAGCCCTTCCTGGTGCTGGCTGACTACCTCACCCGCCAGGGATTTGCCGTGCTACGCTACGACGACCGGGGCACGGCCCAGTCCGGGGGCACGTTTGAGGGGGCTACCACCGCCGACTTTACCACCGATGCGCAGTCGGCCCTGACCTACCTGCGCACCCGCCCCGACATCAAGCCTGCCCAAGTAGCGTTGATCGGCCACAGTGAAGGCGGGCTGGTGGCCTGGCAAGCGGCCTCCCAGCCCGGCGGACCTAACCTAGTGGTGACGCTGGCTGGCCCCGGCCTTGCCGGCGACGCCGTACTGCTACGCCAGCAGCAAGACATTGGCCGGGCGCAAGGCATGGACACGGCCTCGCTGGGTGAGATGGGGCGCGTAAACGGGGCGCTGTTCGCCGAGCTGCGCCGCCAGCCGGCCAGCACCAGCACCGAGGCGCTGACCAAGCTGCTGGTTGCTCGTGTGCAACAGCTGCAACCCCAGGTAAGCTCGGAGGAAGCCCAGCAGGGAGTAGCCCAACTCACCGGCCCATGGATGCGCTATTTCCTTACAACGGACGTGGCTACTTATCTGCGCCAGGTGAAAGTGCCCGTGCTGGCCCTCAACGGCGCCAAGGATACCCAGGTGGCAGCCAGTCAAAATCTGCAGGCCATTGAGCAGGGGCTGAAAGCTGCTGGTAACCGCGACGTCACGGTGCGGTCGTTGCCCGGCCTCAACCACCTCTTTCAAACCGCCGACACAGGAGCCCCCCAAGAGTACGTGGGCCTGGAAGAAACCTTCTCCCCGGCGGCTCTGGAAGCTGTGGGCTCTTGGCTAAAGGCGCACACAAGCAGCAAGTAG
- a CDS encoding cytochrome c has protein sequence MLPLRTCLQAVAVLLAALCLAGCFSNRQNEGAKLYQSHCASCHGEQGEGLRRLIPPVAASDYVTRHRATLPCLVRQGQRGPVVINGVEYNQVMPGHPDLTDSQIANLLNFVQQNWGNHNEPYTIREVSELLAPCNGSDGQ, from the coding sequence ATGCTTCCGCTGCGCACTTGTCTGCAAGCAGTGGCCGTGCTCCTCGCGGCACTGTGCTTGGCGGGTTGCTTTTCCAACCGCCAGAACGAAGGCGCCAAGCTCTACCAGTCGCACTGCGCCAGCTGCCACGGGGAACAGGGCGAAGGCCTGCGCCGCCTGATTCCGCCCGTAGCCGCCTCCGACTACGTGACGCGCCACCGCGCTACTCTGCCCTGCCTGGTGCGCCAGGGCCAGCGCGGGCCGGTGGTGATAAACGGGGTAGAATATAACCAGGTGATGCCTGGCCACCCCGACCTGACCGACTCGCAGATTGCCAACCTGCTGAACTTTGTGCAGCAGAACTGGGGCAACCACAACGAGCCGTACACCATTCGGGAAGTATCGGAACTGCTGGCACCCTGCAACGGCTCCGACGGTCAATGA
- a CDS encoding SCO family protein, producing MMRYFSLEALRGGALALSAGLLLASCSLDSNSEKAATLPYIGEREVKPRADGGPADTVFAVVPTFQLTNQQGQPVNKATFSGKVYVTDFFFATCPSICPKMQSELLRVYEQYKGNPRVAFLSHTIDPDHDSIPVLRDYAERLGVKDASQWHFATAARDTVFGLAHAYFTAAQPDKEAPGGVAHNGTFALVDSKGHVRGLYDGMVKAEVDRLIRELPVLLNEEEANQPKP from the coding sequence ATGATGCGTTACTTCTCCCTCGAGGCGCTGCGCGGTGGTGCGCTGGCGCTGTCGGCTGGCCTGCTGCTGGCTTCTTGCTCACTCGATTCCAACTCCGAAAAAGCGGCTACCCTGCCCTACATCGGGGAGCGGGAAGTGAAGCCCCGAGCCGACGGTGGCCCGGCCGATACAGTGTTTGCCGTGGTGCCGACCTTTCAGCTCACCAACCAGCAGGGTCAGCCCGTCAATAAAGCCACGTTTTCCGGCAAGGTGTACGTCACGGACTTTTTCTTTGCTACCTGCCCCAGCATCTGCCCCAAAATGCAGAGTGAGCTGCTGCGGGTGTACGAGCAGTACAAGGGCAATCCGCGCGTGGCTTTCCTCTCCCATACCATCGACCCCGACCACGACTCCATTCCTGTGCTGCGCGACTACGCTGAGCGACTGGGCGTGAAGGACGCCAGCCAGTGGCACTTCGCCACGGCCGCGCGCGACACCGTCTTTGGGCTGGCTCACGCCTATTTCACCGCGGCCCAGCCTGATAAGGAAGCGCCGGGCGGCGTGGCCCACAACGGCACCTTTGCGCTAGTCGACAGCAAAGGCCACGTGCGCGGCCTCTACGATGGAATGGTGAAAGCCGAGGTGGACCGCCTCATCCGGGAGCTGCCCGTGCTGCTGAACGAAGAGGAAGCCAACCAGCCTAAACCCTAA
- a CDS encoding DUF4112 domain-containing protein has translation MASSPVSPATPTSFDQDERLRWVSHISRLMDSQFRVPGTTWRFGLDPIMGLIPVVGNLPSMAISGVLIMTMFRHGASGSLIMRMVINVVLDSLIGSIPILGNIFDFAYKANDRNVQLLRRHYQEGRYQGSGKGLMVVVAIVLLLGFGLLLWGAWALAAWLWHYAELHSNW, from the coding sequence ATGGCCTCCTCTCCTGTTTCTCCGGCTACTCCCACGTCCTTCGACCAGGATGAGCGCCTGCGCTGGGTTTCGCATATTTCCCGGCTTATGGACAGCCAGTTTCGCGTGCCCGGTACCACTTGGCGCTTCGGTCTCGACCCCATCATGGGCCTGATTCCGGTGGTGGGCAACCTGCCGTCGATGGCCATTTCCGGCGTGCTGATCATGACCATGTTCCGCCATGGAGCAAGCGGCAGCCTGATTATGCGCATGGTTATCAACGTGGTGCTAGATTCACTTATCGGCTCCATTCCCATCCTGGGCAACATTTTCGACTTCGCCTATAAAGCCAACGACCGGAACGTGCAGCTGTTGCGCCGCCACTACCAGGAGGGCCGCTACCAGGGCAGCGGTAAAGGGCTGATGGTAGTAGTAGCCATTGTGCTGCTGCTGGGCTTCGGGCTGTTGCTGTGGGGAGCCTGGGCACTGGCTGCCTGGCTGTGGCACTACGCCGAGCTGCATTCCAACTGGTAA
- a CDS encoding aldo/keto reductase translates to MEQRTLGRQGLTVSALGLGCMGMSDFYAGRDDAESTRTLHRALELGITFFDTADMYGPYTNEELVGRALREQRQQVALATKFGIQRDPNDPTRRGISGRPEYVREACEGSLRRLGTDYIDLYYQHRVDPNTPIEETVGAMAELVQAGKVRYLGLSEASADTIRRAHTVHPITALQSEYSLWSRDPEDGVLQTCRELGIGFVPYSPLGRGFLTGQIQRFEDLAADDYRRFTPRFQGENFQKNLDLVARIREMAEQKNCTAGQLALAWVLAQGTDVVPIPGTKRVKYLEENVGALNVTLTAQELKQLDELAPQAAGLRYPAEMMKSVNG, encoded by the coding sequence ATGGAACAACGCACGCTGGGCCGGCAGGGCCTCACGGTATCAGCCCTGGGATTGGGCTGCATGGGCATGTCGGACTTCTACGCCGGCCGCGACGACGCCGAAAGTACGCGCACCCTGCACCGCGCCCTGGAACTGGGCATCACGTTTTTCGACACGGCCGACATGTACGGCCCCTATACCAATGAGGAGCTGGTAGGCCGCGCCCTTCGCGAGCAGCGCCAACAGGTGGCCCTGGCTACCAAGTTTGGCATTCAGCGCGACCCCAACGACCCCACCCGGCGCGGCATTAGCGGGCGGCCGGAGTATGTGCGTGAGGCGTGTGAGGGCAGCCTGCGCCGCCTCGGCACCGACTACATCGACCTGTACTACCAGCACCGCGTGGACCCCAATACGCCTATTGAGGAAACGGTAGGAGCTATGGCGGAGCTGGTGCAGGCCGGCAAAGTGCGCTACCTGGGCCTTTCCGAAGCATCCGCCGATACCATCCGACGCGCCCACACCGTGCACCCCATCACGGCCCTGCAAAGCGAGTATTCGCTCTGGAGCCGCGACCCGGAAGACGGTGTGCTGCAAACCTGCCGCGAGCTGGGCATTGGGTTTGTGCCTTACTCTCCCCTGGGCCGGGGCTTCCTCACGGGCCAGATCCAGCGGTTTGAGGATTTGGCTGCCGACGACTACCGCCGCTTCACACCACGCTTTCAGGGGGAGAATTTCCAGAAGAATCTTGATCTGGTGGCCCGTATCCGCGAAATGGCCGAGCAGAAAAACTGTACAGCCGGCCAGCTGGCGTTGGCCTGGGTGCTAGCCCAAGGAACAGACGTTGTTCCAATTCCCGGCACGAAGCGTGTGAAGTACCTGGAGGAAAACGTGGGTGCCCTCAACGTGACCCTCACTGCCCAGGAGCTTAAGCAGCTCGACGAACTCGCACCTCAGGCTGCCGGTTTGCGCTACCCCGCCGAGATGATGAAATCGGTGAATGGGTAA
- a CDS encoding DNA integrity scanning protein DisA nucleotide-binding domain protein, with translation MWDSQKSLFRVSAQLFAEGIFNLLDRNLRPEVFLLGLAAAKEANEPAAVVIEPPTHRYRPAQFQDVKTRAMQLEPEGPREVVYHLHPNDHDRFEKLRWYNLLRRATEATIADLEAATPAEARVSFCSQPVSVNNYQILVVLQMNAEAYHSHYALPSAPHGRAGSLLQATVQEFLHDCLRALRESDLDEDRPILDRDYNELLRAAGRRFMLAVGNGNHGLYDACNGIAALRHEGDEGVGLMALSRRNHPAVRPVLLLETPIALRDHRSMRKLLELSEENVALMSDAANLFGLGEVVELDDPNYEPLFMVHFTKHYSWDLSHAGEVMMRVVSNTPRLPRSRVDERNFERAIRRNWPDMAASGVEYLWSLALSATSQPTGTILLISDGAAQEARRLATQCYRVTPTRITPAMVRLVTNIDGAVLIDPQGTCFGIGAILDGLATAKGDSSRGSRFNSAVRYVETSRYPCLAIVVSEDGWIDLLPPLGK, from the coding sequence ATGTGGGACTCTCAGAAAAGCCTCTTCCGCGTTTCCGCCCAGCTGTTTGCCGAAGGAATTTTTAATTTGCTCGACCGTAACCTGCGCCCCGAGGTTTTCCTGCTCGGGCTGGCGGCCGCCAAGGAAGCCAACGAGCCTGCCGCCGTGGTGATTGAGCCCCCCACGCACCGCTACCGGCCCGCCCAGTTTCAGGATGTGAAAACGCGGGCCATGCAGCTGGAGCCCGAAGGCCCGCGCGAAGTGGTGTACCACCTGCACCCCAACGACCACGACCGGTTTGAGAAGCTGCGGTGGTACAATCTGCTGCGCCGCGCCACCGAAGCCACCATTGCCGACCTGGAAGCGGCTACCCCAGCCGAGGCCCGCGTGTCGTTCTGCTCCCAACCAGTGAGCGTAAACAACTACCAGATTCTGGTGGTGTTGCAGATGAACGCCGAGGCCTATCATAGCCACTACGCCCTGCCTTCGGCCCCGCACGGCCGCGCCGGCTCCCTGCTGCAAGCCACGGTGCAGGAGTTTCTGCACGACTGCCTGCGGGCCCTGCGTGAGTCGGACCTGGATGAGGACCGCCCCATTCTCGACCGCGACTACAACGAGCTGCTGCGGGCCGCCGGCCGCCGCTTTATGCTGGCCGTCGGCAATGGCAACCACGGCCTCTACGACGCCTGCAACGGCATTGCCGCCCTGCGCCACGAGGGCGACGAAGGCGTGGGCCTGATGGCTCTTTCGCGCCGCAACCACCCGGCCGTGCGGCCCGTGCTGCTGCTGGAAACGCCTATTGCCCTGCGCGACCATCGGTCGATGCGCAAGCTCCTGGAGCTGAGCGAGGAAAATGTGGCGCTGATGAGCGACGCGGCCAACCTCTTTGGTCTGGGCGAGGTGGTAGAGCTGGACGACCCCAACTACGAGCCCCTGTTTATGGTGCACTTCACCAAGCACTATAGCTGGGACCTGAGCCACGCCGGGGAGGTAATGATGCGCGTGGTATCGAACACGCCGCGCCTGCCCCGCTCCCGGGTAGATGAGCGAAACTTCGAGCGGGCCATCCGGCGCAACTGGCCCGACATGGCCGCCTCGGGGGTGGAGTACCTGTGGTCGTTGGCGCTAAGTGCCACCTCCCAGCCTACCGGCACCATCCTGCTTATCTCCGACGGCGCCGCCCAGGAAGCCCGCCGCCTGGCCACGCAGTGCTACCGCGTTACGCCCACACGCATTACGCCGGCCATGGTGCGGCTGGTCACCAACATCGACGGAGCCGTGCTCATCGACCCGCAGGGTACCTGCTTCGGCATCGGCGCCATCCTCGACGGGTTGGCCACGGCTAAAGGTGACTCCTCGCGCGGCTCCCGCTTCAACTCCGCCGTCCGTTACGTGGAAACCAGCCGCTACCCCTGCCTGGCCATCGTAGTGAGCGAAGACGGCTGGATTGACCTGCTCCCGCCGCTGGGGAAATAG
- a CDS encoding NAD(P)-dependent oxidoreductase: MAAYFCRVQPASSYPEIAIIGGGPAAMLAAQRLAEAGRRVAVFEAQNTVGRKFLVAGHGGFNLTNAEPAEAFAGRYGPHAALFHRFLTHFSPADLRAWALDLGIDTFVGTSGRVFPRPEHKPADLLRAWLRRLHTLGVQVHTRHRWLGFAGASGLRLLNETTGEETVLHPAATLLALGGASWAKTGSDGRWVPLLEELGIRCVPFAPGNCGAEVAWSDFFREKVGRAPLKNVALSCLGLPVRGEIMLTDYGLEGTPVYALTPELRTALADGAPAQLHLNLKPDVPLAQLTEKLRQRRATQSWPKFLAETLRLKPPVPTLLRELVPELPTNADALARLLTHLPIPIAGLRPLEEAISSAGGVAWPEVTEELMLRQRPGTFVAGEMLDWEAPTGGYLLQGCFSTGAWVARAMLGYLKQD; the protein is encoded by the coding sequence ATGGCTGCGTACTTTTGCCGGGTGCAGCCCGCTTCTTCCTATCCCGAAATAGCCATTATTGGTGGTGGCCCGGCGGCCATGCTGGCCGCCCAGCGGCTGGCCGAGGCGGGCCGTCGAGTAGCCGTATTTGAGGCGCAGAACACCGTAGGCCGCAAGTTTCTGGTAGCCGGGCACGGTGGCTTCAACCTCACCAACGCCGAGCCCGCCGAAGCGTTTGCCGGCCGCTACGGGCCCCACGCGGCCTTATTTCATCGGTTTCTGACGCACTTCTCCCCCGCCGACCTGCGCGCCTGGGCGCTGGACCTGGGCATCGACACCTTTGTGGGCACCAGTGGGCGGGTATTTCCGCGGCCCGAGCACAAGCCCGCCGATTTGCTACGCGCCTGGCTGCGCCGCCTGCACACGCTGGGCGTGCAAGTGCATACCCGCCACCGCTGGCTCGGCTTTGCCGGGGCTAGCGGCCTGCGCCTACTGAACGAAACCACCGGCGAAGAAACCGTGCTGCACCCCGCCGCTACGCTACTAGCCCTGGGTGGCGCGAGCTGGGCCAAAACCGGCTCCGATGGCCGCTGGGTGCCACTGCTGGAAGAGCTAGGCATCCGGTGCGTGCCGTTTGCGCCCGGCAACTGCGGGGCCGAGGTAGCTTGGTCAGACTTCTTTCGGGAGAAAGTGGGGCGGGCACCCCTCAAGAATGTGGCCCTGAGTTGCCTTGGTCTCCCCGTGCGCGGCGAAATCATGCTCACCGACTACGGACTGGAAGGTACGCCGGTATATGCCCTTACCCCGGAGCTACGGACTGCGCTGGCCGATGGTGCCCCGGCGCAGCTGCACCTCAACCTCAAGCCCGATGTGCCCTTGGCTCAGCTCACCGAAAAGCTGCGGCAGCGGCGGGCAACTCAGTCGTGGCCGAAGTTCCTCGCCGAGACGCTGCGCCTGAAGCCGCCGGTGCCTACGCTGCTGCGGGAACTGGTGCCCGAGCTACCCACCAACGCCGACGCTCTGGCCCGCCTGCTCACCCATCTTCCTATCCCCATTGCCGGTTTGCGCCCGCTCGAAGAGGCTATCAGCTCGGCTGGGGGCGTGGCATGGCCGGAAGTAACGGAGGAACTGATGCTACGCCAGCGGCCGGGCACCTTCGTAGCTGGTGAAATGCTGGACTGGGAAGCCCCTACCGGCGGCTATCTGTTGCAAGGCTGCTTTAGTACCGGTGCCTGGGTTGCCCGCGCCATGCTGGGATATTTAAAGCAGGACTGA
- a CDS encoding cation:proton antiporter, whose protein sequence is MGPYSILIGLSLAIILSYLFDLAARATRIPSVLMLLATGIALRQTADYFDVAVRVPQLMLELFGIIGLIMIVLEGALDLELRREKAPLIRRSFVAALLILVVQAGAIAWLLHLYVGASFQSCLINAVPLAVISSAIAIPSVANLGGEKQEFIVYESTFSDILGIMLFNFAVQDNFAQGVSVVTFARDVMAVLVVAVLSTAALAFLLDRIRLHVKFFLIIAFLVLVYSLSKKLHLSSLIVVLVFGLVVNNAKLFLQGPLARWFRPERLSEELHQLKSITAESAFLIRTFFFLLFGFSITIGNVLNGGLLLQGVLIVAVLTLIRFFYLRYVARTDLVPELFIAPKGLISVLLFYSIPQEHLIGEISENILFVVILLTGVMMMVGLMLAPKTPQLGEY, encoded by the coding sequence ATGGGTCCTTACTCTATTCTGATTGGGCTGAGCCTGGCCATTATTCTCTCGTATCTGTTTGATCTGGCGGCCCGCGCCACCCGCATTCCGTCGGTGCTGATGCTGCTGGCCACGGGCATTGCCCTGCGCCAGACGGCCGACTACTTTGACGTGGCCGTGCGTGTGCCGCAGCTGATGCTGGAGCTGTTTGGCATCATCGGGCTGATAATGATTGTGCTGGAAGGCGCCCTGGATTTGGAGCTGCGCCGCGAAAAAGCCCCGCTTATCCGGCGCTCCTTCGTGGCGGCCCTACTGATATTGGTGGTACAGGCCGGGGCCATTGCCTGGCTGCTGCACCTGTACGTGGGCGCCTCGTTTCAAAGCTGCCTGATCAATGCCGTGCCGCTGGCCGTTATCAGCTCGGCCATTGCCATTCCCAGCGTGGCCAACCTGGGCGGTGAAAAGCAGGAGTTTATCGTGTACGAAAGCACGTTTTCCGACATTCTGGGCATCATGCTCTTCAACTTTGCGGTGCAGGACAACTTTGCTCAGGGCGTGTCGGTCGTCACGTTTGCGCGCGACGTGATGGCCGTGCTGGTGGTGGCCGTGCTCAGCACGGCCGCGCTGGCGTTTCTGCTCGACCGAATCCGGCTGCACGTCAAGTTTTTCCTCATCATTGCCTTCCTGGTGCTGGTGTACTCGCTGTCCAAGAAGCTGCACCTGTCCTCGCTGATTGTGGTGCTGGTCTTCGGGCTGGTAGTCAACAATGCCAAGCTGTTTCTGCAGGGGCCGCTGGCGCGCTGGTTCCGTCCCGAACGCCTCAGCGAGGAGCTGCACCAGCTCAAGAGCATTACCGCCGAGTCGGCCTTCCTGATTCGCACGTTCTTCTTTCTGCTGTTCGGCTTTTCCATCACCATCGGCAACGTGCTCAATGGCGGCCTGCTGCTGCAGGGTGTGCTGATTGTGGCTGTGCTCACGCTCATTCGCTTTTTCTACCTGCGCTACGTGGCCCGCACCGACCTCGTGCCCGAACTGTTTATTGCGCCTAAAGGCCTTATCAGCGTGCTGCTCTTCTACAGCATTCCGCAGGAGCACCTTATCGGCGAAATCAGTGAGAACATCCTTTTTGTCGTCATTCTGCTCACCGGCGTGATGATGATGGTAGGTTTGATGCTGGCCCCCAAAACACCCCAGCTAGGCGAGTACTAG
- a CDS encoding chloride channel protein, with protein MPKNVIHRLLGPLLLWRLRHVNDRVYLILLSIVVGLLAGLAAVLLKNSVHVSQGLIFAWVPEQYRVFALSLYPIIGISLSVLFTRYVLGGQLSRGVGPIVYNIARQGSIVPRSKLYSQMVTSFLTVTFGGSAGLEAPISVTGSAIGSNVGRILRVGRRERRLLVGCGAAAGVAAIFNSPIAGVLFAVEAILSELSAPFFIPLLISSATATVVSKLLYAGQPFVLITTAWPVEAIPFYLMLAMFTALLSVYMIRVYFLAERLYERWPNPFHKIVAGGIALGLLVFIFPPLYGEGYDIVQLLLSGQSERLVDGSLFAVYRDDSVLLVLLVAIGSMLLKVVATTITVGSGGNGGMFGSSLFVGALAGFVYARIINLSGMTPVPEVHFIVLGMAGMLAGVVHAPLTAIFLIAEITGGYALFVPLMAVTSCSYLVTKYFEPYSVYTRKLAKQGIYMHQDRDRGLLSQLDLHHLIQNDFVTVRPENTLGELVDIFRHATRNLFPVVNERGELLGIVSLDTVRDALFDDEHYTTTLVADLMTQPPAIVNPDDMMLDTLRCMEQVGAWALPVVENGRYAGFLLKSAILAAYRRQLLKESD; from the coding sequence ATGCCCAAAAACGTTATCCACCGGCTGCTGGGCCCTTTGTTGCTGTGGCGGCTGCGCCACGTCAACGACCGGGTATACCTGATTCTGCTCAGCATTGTGGTGGGCCTGCTGGCGGGCCTGGCGGCGGTACTGCTCAAAAACTCCGTGCACGTCAGCCAGGGGCTCATTTTTGCCTGGGTGCCCGAGCAGTACCGGGTGTTTGCACTGTCGCTTTACCCCATCATCGGTATTTCGCTGTCGGTGCTGTTTACGCGCTACGTGCTGGGCGGGCAGCTGAGCCGGGGTGTGGGGCCCATCGTGTACAACATTGCCCGCCAGGGCAGCATCGTGCCGCGCAGCAAGCTCTATTCTCAGATGGTCACCTCGTTTCTGACCGTTACGTTTGGGGGCTCGGCGGGGCTGGAGGCGCCTATTTCCGTCACGGGCTCGGCCATTGGCTCCAACGTGGGGCGCATTCTGCGGGTGGGCCGGCGCGAGCGGCGCCTGCTGGTAGGGTGCGGGGCGGCTGCGGGCGTGGCGGCCATCTTCAACTCGCCCATTGCGGGGGTGCTGTTTGCGGTGGAGGCCATTCTCTCGGAGCTGTCGGCGCCGTTTTTCATTCCCCTGCTTATTTCCTCGGCCACAGCCACGGTGGTGTCCAAGCTGCTGTACGCCGGGCAGCCGTTCGTGCTTATTACCACCGCCTGGCCCGTGGAGGCCATTCCGTTTTACCTCATGCTGGCCATGTTCACGGCCTTGCTCTCGGTCTACATGATTCGGGTGTACTTTCTGGCGGAGCGGCTATATGAGCGGTGGCCCAACCCCTTCCATAAGATTGTGGCGGGCGGCATAGCGCTGGGGCTGCTGGTGTTCATCTTCCCTCCGCTTTACGGCGAGGGGTACGACATTGTGCAGCTGCTGCTAAGCGGGCAGTCGGAGCGGCTGGTGGATGGCTCCTTGTTTGCCGTGTACCGCGACGACAGCGTGCTGCTGGTGCTGCTGGTGGCCATTGGCAGTATGCTGCTGAAAGTGGTGGCCACCACCATTACGGTGGGTTCGGGCGGCAACGGGGGCATGTTTGGCTCCTCACTGTTTGTGGGGGCGCTGGCCGGATTCGTGTACGCCCGCATCATCAACCTGAGTGGCATGACCCCGGTGCCGGAAGTGCATTTCATTGTGCTGGGTATGGCCGGGATGCTGGCCGGCGTGGTGCACGCCCCGCTCACGGCCATCTTCCTCATTGCCGAAATTACCGGCGGCTACGCCCTGTTCGTGCCTTTGATGGCCGTTACGTCTTGTTCCTATCTGGTTACCAAGTACTTCGAGCCGTATTCGGTGTACACCCGCAAGCTGGCCAAGCAGGGCATCTACATGCATCAGGACCGCGACCGGGGTCTGCTTTCCCAGCTGGATCTGCACCATCTTATCCAGAACGACTTCGTGACGGTACGGCCCGAAAATACGCTGGGCGAGCTGGTTGACATCTTCCGCCACGCCACCCGCAACCTGTTTCCGGTAGTAAATGAGCGCGGGGAGCTGCTGGGCATTGTGAGCCTGGACACCGTGCGCGACGCCCTCTTCGACGACGAACACTATACCACCACCCTTGTGGCTGACCTGATGACCCAGCCCCCCGCCATCGTCAACCCCGATGATATGATGCTGGATACCCTGCGCTGCATGGAGCAGGTAGGCGCCTGGGCACTGCCCGTGGTTGAAAACGGCCGCTACGCCGGCTTCCTGCTGAAATCCGCCATCCTGGCTGCCTACCGCCGCCAGCTGCTCAAAGAATCAGACTAG
- a CDS encoding mechanosensitive ion channel family protein, whose protein sequence is MLLHDLYEVLTTYWAHFLFLLPKLAVALVLLAIAVFVAQRLSRLLGGRLQARSHDPLLAEFLTRLSKWAFIGLGLLLAMQVIGAAGVVTGVLGAAGLTAFVVGFALKDIAENFLAGVVLAFNRPFRIHDTIQIRDNKELMGRVEALNLRTTLIKTFDGKHIYLPNALVLREPLINFTRDGHIRQDFLVSIDIEQDKRPNKVQELVLEFVRQYQDVENEEPHTPYVIVEKTDGTVATLHVYFWTFSEDYRRGTQLLKSELMQGIREMLVEQGYPHPAAVQ, encoded by the coding sequence ATGCTGCTACACGACCTCTACGAGGTACTGACTACTTATTGGGCCCACTTTCTGTTTCTGCTGCCTAAGCTGGCCGTAGCCCTGGTGCTGCTGGCTATTGCCGTATTTGTGGCGCAGCGGCTGAGCCGTCTGCTGGGCGGGCGCCTGCAGGCCCGCTCCCACGACCCGCTCCTGGCCGAGTTTCTGACCCGCCTGAGCAAGTGGGCTTTCATAGGCCTGGGGCTGCTGCTGGCCATGCAGGTGATAGGGGCCGCCGGCGTGGTTACGGGCGTGCTGGGCGCGGCCGGCCTTACGGCCTTTGTGGTAGGCTTTGCCCTCAAGGATATTGCCGAGAACTTCCTGGCGGGCGTGGTGCTGGCCTTCAATCGGCCCTTCCGCATTCACGACACCATTCAGATTCGCGACAACAAGGAGCTGATGGGCCGCGTGGAGGCCCTCAACCTGCGCACCACCCTCATCAAAACCTTCGACGGCAAGCACATCTACCTGCCCAACGCGCTGGTGCTGCGCGAGCCGCTCATCAACTTCACCCGCGACGGGCACATCCGCCAGGACTTCCTGGTTTCCATCGACATTGAGCAGGACAAGCGCCCCAACAAGGTGCAGGAGCTCGTACTGGAATTCGTGCGCCAGTACCAAGACGTGGAAAATGAGGAGCCGCACACGCCCTACGTTATCGTAGAGAAAACCGACGGTACCGTGGCTACCCTGCACGTGTATTTCTGGACTTTCTCCGAGGATTACCGGCGCGGCACGCAGCTGCTAAAAAGCGAGCTGATGCAGGGAATCAGGGAAATGTTAGTGGAGCAGGGCTACCCGCACCCGGCGGCGGTGCAGTAA